CTGCGCGGATGCACTGAACTAAGCGGTTCATACACAGGTTTTCCCCAGCGACTCAACATGCCTGTCCAGACCTATCCACAGGCCATCCACAACTCCATGAACAGGGCGGGTTTGCGACGCTTCCAGCAACGTCTAGCGTTGGCCGTCGCAAGGCAGTTTGGGCGACCGATTGGGAGCGGTTGTCCGAGGCCGAGCTTACAGTCACGGTAGACGCGTATCGAACCTACGTTCGAACTGAATCATGGGAGGTGTAGCTCCGTGGCTGTAGTGGATGATCTCGGTCATTCAGGCATGGACGTCCCACCTCCCAGTGAAGACTTCGGTCGCCAGCCTCCGCAGGACGCCGCCGCCGAGCAGGCGGTCCTGGGCGGCATGCTGTTGAGCAAGGACGCGATCGCCGATGTCCTCGAGCGGCTGCGCCCGGGCGACTTCTATCGGCCCGCGCATCAGAACGTCTACGACGCGATCCTCGACCTCTACGGCCGCGGGGAGCCGGCGGATGCGGTGACGGTGGCGGCCGAGCTGGATCGGCGCGGGCTGCTGCGGCGTATCGGCGGTGCCCCGTATCTACACACGCTGATTTCGACGGTGCCGACCGCGGCCAACGCTGGGTTCTACGCGGGCATCGTCGCGGAGAAGGCCTTGCTGCGCCGGTTGGTGGAAGCGGGCACGCGCGTCGTGCAGTACGGCTACGCCGGGGCGGAGGGTGCGGATGTCACCGAGATCGTGGACCGCGCGCAGGCCGAGATCTACGACGTCACCGAGGGCCGGACGTCGGAGGACTTCGTTCCGCTGGAGCAGCTGCTGCAGCCGACGATGGATGAGATCGACGCGATCGCCTCGCAGGGCGGGATAGCGCGCGGCGTGCCGACGGGTTTCACCGATCTCGACGAGGTGACCAACGGTCTGCATCCCGGTCAGATGATCATCATCGCGGCGCGGCCGGGTGTCGGTAAGGCGCTGGCGCTGAATACTCCGCTGCCCACGCCGACGGGTTGGACGATGATGGGTGACGTCGCGGTGGGCGACCATTTGCTCGGCGTGGACGGTGAGCCGACGCGGGTGGTGGCGGCGACGGAGGTCATGCTCGGCCGGCCCTGCTACGAGGTCGAGTTCGCCGACGGCACGGTGCTTGTCGCGGATGCGATGCATCAGTGGCCGACCGAGCGAGGTGTACAGATCACGACTGCGCTGCGACCCGGCGTTGACATCATCAGTGCGACGCGTGCGCCGTTACTGGCGTCCATCGGCGGCAGACGGCAGTCGGCGTGGGGGATCGACGCCGTGCGGCGGGTCGACAGCGTTCCGGTTCGTTGTGTTGAGGTGGCCAATGCTGACCACCTGTATCTGGCCGGGCCCGCGATGGTGCCGACACACAATTCGACGCTGGGGCTGGACTTCCTGCGATCGTGCTCGATCAAGCATCAGATGGCGAGCGTCATCTTCTCGCTCGAAATGAGCAAGTCCGAGATCGTGATGCGGCTGTTGTCGGCCGAGGCAAAGATCAAGCTGGCGGACATGCGCTCGGGTCGGATGAGCGACGACGACTGGACTCGGTTGGCGCGCCGAATGAGTGAGATCAGCGAAGCGCCGTTGTTCATCGACGATTCGCCGAACCTGACGATGATGGAGATCCGTGCGAAGGCACGGCGGTTGAGCCAGAAGGCGGGCCTCCGGCTCATCGTCGTCGACTACATGCAGCTGATGACGTCGGGCAAGAAGTACGAATCGCGTCAGCAGGAAGTATCGGATTTCTCGCGCAGCCTGAAGCTGATGGCGAAGGAACTCGACGTTCCGGTGGTGGCGATCAGCCAGCTGAACCGCGGGCCCGAGCAGCGCACGGACAAGCGGCCGATGATCTCGGACCTCCGCGAGTCGGGTTGCCTCACCGCGAACACGCGAATCCTGCGGGCGGACACCGGGGCCGAGGTGACGTTCGGCGAGTTGATGCGCACGGGGGAGCGGCCGTTGGTGTGGTCGCTCGATGAGCGCAAGCGCATGGTGGCCCGCCCGATGACGAACGTCTTCTACAGCGGCCACAAGGAAGTCTTCAAGCTGAGATTGGCCTCCGGCCGCGAGGTCGAGGCGACGGCCAACCACCCGTTAATGACGTTCGACGGCTGGACGCCGTTGGGAGAGTTGAAGGTCGGTGACCGGTTGGCGGTGCCGCGTCGGGTGCCGGAGCCGGTTCAGACGCACCGGCTTCCAGAGGACGAGGTCGTCCTGCTGGCGCACATGATCGGCGACGGCTCGTGTGTGAAGAACCAGCCGATCCGGTACGCGAGCATCGACGAACTCAACCTGGCCACGGTGTCGAGCGCGGCGCGGCACTTCGGGATGGAACCGGCCCGCGACGACTACGCCGCGGCAAGGGTGACGACCCTACGGCTGCCTGCGCCATACCGATTGACGCACGGGAAGCGCAACCCGATCGCCGCATGGCTGGACGGGTTGGGTCTGTTCGGCAAGCGCAGTTACGAAAAGTTCGTTCCTGCGGAGGTTTTCGCGCTCCCGAATGATCAGGTGGCGCTCTTTATCAAGCACCTGTGGGCGACCGACGGCTCGGTCTGGTGGGATGCCAAGAACGACAGAGCGCGTATTTACTATGGCTCGTCGAGCCGTCGACTCATCGACGACGTTTCTGGGCTGCTGGCCCGGGTCGGCGTGTTCGGCCGGGTCAAGAGAGTCCGCAAGGCGGGCTATCGGGATGGGTGGCACCTGCACATCTCCGGTGCGGAGAACCAGCTGCGATTCCTTAGGCACGTCGGTGTCAACGGGATGAAGGCACGAGCTGCCCGCGACATTGTCACCAAGCTTGAGGGCAAGGTGCGCAACACAAATCAGGACACCGTTCCGAAGGAAGTGTGGAGGCAGGTCCGGGCCGGCCTCGTCGATACCAAGATGACGCACCGACAGTTCGCAGCGGCCATGGGCAGCAAGTTCTGCGGGTCGACGATGTGGAAGCACGCGCCGAGTCGCCGCCGACTGCATTCGGCGGCAGCTCTCCTCGAGGACACCTCGCTCCATGACCTAGCGACGAACGACGTCTTCTGGGACACGGTTGTCGAGATCACGAGTATCGGTGAGCACGACGTCTACGACGGCACCGTCGACGGCACGCACAACTTCGTCGCCGACCTGATCAGCGTCCACAACAGTTTGGAACAAGATGCCGACATGGTCATCCTGTTGCACCGCCCGGATGCGTTCGAGCGCGACGATCCGCGCGGCGGCGAAGCAGATCTGATCCTGGGCAAGCACCGCAACGGCCCGACGAAGACGATCACCGTTGCGCATCAGTTGCACTTGTCGCGCTTTGCCAACATGGCGAAGTCCTAGGTCTGCAGCTGGCTTGACAATATTGTCAGCTACCTGACAGTATTGTCTGGTGCCTGACAAAGTTCGTGCTGTTCGCCACGACACGATCGGAGCGTGGGCCAAGCGGTGTTACCTCGCAGCACGTATCGCCATGGAGGACGCGCTTCGTCCTTTCGACCTCGGGGCGACCCAGTGGTACGTGCTGTATCACCTGGTGAACGACGGACCTACTCGGCAACGTGACCTGCAGCGCATCCTGCAGGTCGAACGTGCAACGCTGAGCGCAGTCGCCATCACTCTCGTGCGCAAGCAGCTGGTCGAGCAGATTCCCGACAGCATTGATCAGCGACAAAAGCTGTTGCGCATCACCGAGATTGGGGAAGCGCTGTGGCGCGACTTGCCCGACTTAAGCCGAATACATTCGGTGGCCTTCGACGGTATCGACGCCCACGACATCGAGACCGCGATACGGGTATTACGAACCGCGACCGAGCGACTCGAACAACGTTCACGACAGGAATCGTCATGAAGATCTTGGTGACCGGCGCGACCGGTCTGGTGGGTGCCCGGCTGCTGCCGCGCCTGGTGGAAGACGGCCACGACTGCCGTGCTTTGGTGCGTCGACCGGGATCGGTGTCTCGAGACGCGACCGAAGCGATCGGCGATCTCTCGGATGTCGAGTCGCTCGCACTTGCAGTCACCGGTGTTGAAGCAATCGTCCATCTGGCCGCGGCGTTTCGGACAACGAACGCCGACCTGATCTGGAAGGTGAACGTCGACGGGACCCGCAATCTCATCTGTGCGGCGCAAGAGCACGCACCCGGTGCGCGCTTCATCATGGCGAGCACCGCACACGTCTACGACGCCGAGAGCACCCGTCCGGGCCGCGAGGACGACGCCGTCGACCCAAAGCACGCGTACCCGGGGAGCAAGCTCGCCGCCGAAAACTCTTTACGGAGTAGTGGTCTGACATGGACGATCCAGCGCTACGGCTTCGTCTACGGCGACCGCGACGGGCACTTGGAAGCGCTACCGGAGCACGCCGCGAACGCCGGGTTTCATCCAGCGCAGCGGATGAGCCTCATCCATCACCGCGACGTCGCGGCCGCGATCCGCCTCGCACTTACCGGAGCGTTCGACGGCCGCGTCGTCAACATCACCGATGACGCGCCGATGTCGCTTTATGAACTCGTCGAGATTGCCGGTGGCGCCATGGAACCGTCGTCGAACGCACTGGAGCATCCCTGGCATCTGCAGATCGATGGTGCACTAGCGCGTCGGCTGGGCTTCCGTCCCACCGTGCGTACCATCCATCACGCTGTCGAACAGCAAGCGATATGACCGTCCTGCAGCCGTCAGGTCATAGCGAACGCTGGCCCCGGTGAATCATTTCGGCGAGAGCGGAAATCGAATGGTGCACTGAGTCATCCGATTCCCATTCGGATCTTGTATCGGTGGAGTCGAATGGAGGGCAGGATCGTTCTCTGTGCCACACCAGCAGCGGGGAGACTCTCATACGCTCATCGGAGGTGCGGGAGACTTGAGCGTGAGGTGGTCCACCCCCACCTCCGGATTTTCCAGCGCACTGGCATAGATGCCGGCCATGGTGTCGGCGACGCCCTCCGGGGTCATGTGCGTCGCCGGCACCAGGCCGCGGGAAATCCACTCGCCGGCGGCGATTCCGAGAAGCTCGGGGTCGAATTCGGACACGAAGTCGGTGGGAACTGTCGCTCCGATCTCCACACAGCTGAACCGCAGCCCGGGGTGTTCCAACCGCCAGGCGACCAGGCTGCGCTCCATGGCGGCCTTGCTGGCGGAATATGCGCCGAGCGCACGGTGCGGATGGCGCACCGAGTCCGACGAGAGTACGGCAACGATCGCGGAAGGCGCTAACACGGGAAGGTGGGCCTGGATGAGCTGATGAACACCGATCACGTTGGTTGCCAACACTTTCGTCCAGTCGTCGACATCCATTTCGGCGAATAGTTTCAGCGGAGCATAGGCAGCGGTGATCAGCATCAGATCGACCTGTCCGAGCGCCGCTGCTGCGGTTCGCCCGACGTGCGCGCAGTCGTGTGGATTGCGTATGTCGGCGGACAACGATGTCGCGGCTGCCGCGCCGGACAGCACGTCGGCGGGAAGTTCGCGACGGGCTACCACAACAAGTCGCGCACCGTCGCCGATGGCTCGGGTGGCGAACGCTTTTCCGATGCCGGCGGAGGCTCCCACGACGACGATGCGCTTGCCGGCGAGCGTGTGTCCGGTCATGAGGCTCCGATGGCGATCGACTTGATCTGGAGGTACTCCTCGAACCCTGCGACGCCGATTTCCCGTGCGATTCCGCTTTGCTTGTAGCCGCCGACGGAGGCGTCGATGCCGTAGTACACGTGCGGCCTCATCACGATGACCGGTCCGAAGATCTCATCCTGCGCCACAGTGGAATTCGGCCTGGCAGTGCCATCGAAGGCACGTCGTGCCGCGACGATCGCTGCGTCCATGTCGTCGGCGCCGATGACTGCTCGGTCGCCGGGTTGAGGTTGATGTATATCGGCTCGGTGGAGGCAGGACTTGGTCGCCCGTCGATCAGCATTCGTGCTTCGCGACAGATTTCCGTCATGGTCTCCTCCCGTTCTGAC
The nucleotide sequence above comes from Mycolicibacterium moriokaense. Encoded proteins:
- a CDS encoding MarR family winged helix-turn-helix transcriptional regulator, whose product is MPDKVRAVRHDTIGAWAKRCYLAARIAMEDALRPFDLGATQWYVLYHLVNDGPTRQRDLQRILQVERATLSAVAITLVRKQLVEQIPDSIDQRQKLLRITEIGEALWRDLPDLSRIHSVAFDGIDAHDIETAIRVLRTATERLEQRSRQESS
- a CDS encoding SDR family NAD(P)-dependent oxidoreductase, whose product is MTGHTLAGKRIVVVGASAGIGKAFATRAIGDGARLVVVARRELPADVLSGAAAATSLSADIRNPHDCAHVGRTAAAALGQVDLMLITAAYAPLKLFAEMDVDDWTKVLATNVIGVHQLIQAHLPVLAPSAIVAVLSSDSVRHPHRALGAYSASKAAMERSLVAWRLEHPGLRFSCVEIGATVPTDFVSEFDPELLGIAAGEWISRGLVPATHMTPEGVADTMAGIYASALENPEVGVDHLTLKSPAPPMSV
- a CDS encoding NAD-dependent epimerase/dehydratase family protein, coding for MKILVTGATGLVGARLLPRLVEDGHDCRALVRRPGSVSRDATEAIGDLSDVESLALAVTGVEAIVHLAAAFRTTNADLIWKVNVDGTRNLICAAQEHAPGARFIMASTAHVYDAESTRPGREDDAVDPKHAYPGSKLAAENSLRSSGLTWTIQRYGFVYGDRDGHLEALPEHAANAGFHPAQRMSLIHHRDVAAAIRLALTGAFDGRVVNITDDAPMSLYELVEIAGGAMEPSSNALEHPWHLQIDGALARRLGFRPTVRTIHHAVEQQAI
- a CDS encoding replicative DNA helicase, whose product is MAVVDDLGHSGMDVPPPSEDFGRQPPQDAAAEQAVLGGMLLSKDAIADVLERLRPGDFYRPAHQNVYDAILDLYGRGEPADAVTVAAELDRRGLLRRIGGAPYLHTLISTVPTAANAGFYAGIVAEKALLRRLVEAGTRVVQYGYAGAEGADVTEIVDRAQAEIYDVTEGRTSEDFVPLEQLLQPTMDEIDAIASQGGIARGVPTGFTDLDEVTNGLHPGQMIIIAARPGVGKALALNTPLPTPTGWTMMGDVAVGDHLLGVDGEPTRVVAATEVMLGRPCYEVEFADGTVLVADAMHQWPTERGVQITTALRPGVDIISATRAPLLASIGGRRQSAWGIDAVRRVDSVPVRCVEVANADHLYLAGPAMVPTHNSTLGLDFLRSCSIKHQMASVIFSLEMSKSEIVMRLLSAEAKIKLADMRSGRMSDDDWTRLARRMSEISEAPLFIDDSPNLTMMEIRAKARRLSQKAGLRLIVVDYMQLMTSGKKYESRQQEVSDFSRSLKLMAKELDVPVVAISQLNRGPEQRTDKRPMISDLRESGCLTANTRILRADTGAEVTFGELMRTGERPLVWSLDERKRMVARPMTNVFYSGHKEVFKLRLASGREVEATANHPLMTFDGWTPLGELKVGDRLAVPRRVPEPVQTHRLPEDEVVLLAHMIGDGSCVKNQPIRYASIDELNLATVSSAARHFGMEPARDDYAAARVTTLRLPAPYRLTHGKRNPIAAWLDGLGLFGKRSYEKFVPAEVFALPNDQVALFIKHLWATDGSVWWDAKNDRARIYYGSSSRRLIDDVSGLLARVGVFGRVKRVRKAGYRDGWHLHISGAENQLRFLRHVGVNGMKARAARDIVTKLEGKVRNTNQDTVPKEVWRQVRAGLVDTKMTHRQFAAAMGSKFCGSTMWKHAPSRRRLHSAAALLEDTSLHDLATNDVFWDTVVEITSIGEHDVYDGTVDGTHNFVADLISVHNSLEQDADMVILLHRPDAFERDDPRGGEADLILGKHRNGPTKTITVAHQLHLSRFANMAKS